Genomic DNA from Gemmatimonadales bacterium:
GGGGTCGGCCTGCACCCCGAACTTTGGCCGCATCCAGGCCGCTCCGATTCTACCACTCAATGACGTTGGTCCCTATGACGAAACGTTCTCTGCTCCCCATGGTTGCGGCGTTGCTGGTTGTCGGCCCGCCGGCCGCCTCGGCCCAACCTGACGCCAGCAGTCTGGCGCCACCGCCATCGTTCACCGATCCGGACCGGGTGGCCAAGCTGTCTCAGGCGTTTCCGGCCATCGACCGCCTGATGCGGGACTTTGCCCAGCGGTCGCGGGTGCCTGGTATTGCCTACGGCATCGTCATCGACGGACAGCTTGCCCATCGCGGTACGGCCGGCTTTCGCGAACTCGGTTCGCGAGCGCCAGTCGATTCGGCAAGCGTGTTCCGGATCGCGTCGATGTCGAAGAGCTTCACGGCACTCGCGATTCTGCAGCTGCGTGACGAAGGGAAGCTGGGACTCGACGATCCGGCCGAACGCTACGTGCCTGAGCTGGCGACGTTGCGCTATCCGACGACCGATTCACCCAAGATCACGATTCGTCATCTGCTCTCGCATTCCGAAGGGTTCCCGGAAGACAACCCCTGGGGTGATCAGCAGCTGGCGATCAGCGACGAGGAAATGAACCGGCTGATGCGGAGCGGGATACCGTTCTCGACCGCGCCGGGTACGGCCTACGAGTACTCGAACTACGGCTATGCCATACTGGGGCGGATCGTCGCCAACGTTTCGGGTATGCCGTTCGCGCGCTACCTGGACCAGCGGATCCTTGCGCCGCTCGGGATGACCGTCACCACGATGGAGGCGCGCACGGTGGCGGCCTCCCGACTGGCGCACGGTTATCGGTGGCAGGACACCACCTGGCTCGAGGAAGCGCAGCTGTCGGATGGAGCATTCGGTCCGATGGGTGGCATGCTGACGTCGATCGATGATCTGAGCCGCTGGGTAGGCTTCATGCTCGATGCCTGGCCACCGCGGGACGGCGTGGAGCGCGGGCCGGTGCGCCGAGCCTCGGTTCGGGAGATGCAGCAGGTGGCGCGTTACAACGGGGCCTCGGCGGTGCGCGACCCCGCGACGGGTGCGGTCACCCTGAGTGCGGGCGGATATGGGTATGGTCTGGGTGTTCGGCAGACGTGCCAGGTGCCGTCCAACGTATCGCACAGCGGCGGGTTGCCAGGCTTCGGCTCGATCATGCAGTGGTTGCCTGACTATGGGGTCGGGATCGTGACGCTCGGGAATCTGACCTATACCGGGTGGCGGGGGCCGGTCGAGCAGGCGTTCGAGCTGCTGGGCAAGACGGGCGGTCTGGTGCGGCGGGTGCCGCAGCCGGCGCCAGTGCTGGTGCAGGCCAGGGAGCAGGTGACCCGTCTGGTCCAGCGCTGGTCGGAGCCATTGGCTGACAGCATTGCTGCGATGAATCTCTACCTGGACGAGCCGAAGCCTCGCCGGCGGGCGGCAATCGAGCGGGTTCGCGCCGAGGTCGGCGGCAGCTGCCGTCCCGAAGGACCTTTCGAAGTCGAGAATGCGCTGCGGGGCCGCTGGCGACTGCGCTGCGCGACGGGCGATCTGCGTGTCTCGATTACGCTGGCGCCGACCGAGCCGGCCAAGGTGCAGCATCTCGACGTGCGCACCATGGCTCGGGACGAGTCGCTCGCCGCGCCGCCGGCCTGCCGGTAGCAGCGCAGCGGAGAATCACACGGTCGGCGGCGAGCCCTCTGCGCCGCCGACCGCCTTCTTGGATGCCAGCGGCAGCAGGGGCAGTCCGACCAGGACCACCGCGATACCCAGTAGCGAGCCAATCCCGGCGTAGAGTACGCTCGAGTAGACCATCCAGGCCGCAGCGGCGGCGAAGAGCAGCGGCGGAAGCGGGTACAGCGGCATCCGGTAGGGCAGCGGCACCCCGCGCTGGCGGAAGACGATCACCGAGATCGCCACCAGGAACAGGAAGAACCAGAAGACCGGGGCCGTATACGCTACCATCGCCTCGAAACCGCTGCGCGTCGCGGCGCCGAACACCACCAGACCGATCGCGATGGCTGTCTGCAGCAGGATCGCGTTGGCAGGCTTGTCGCCCTGTTCGTCCCAGATGCCGAGGCGCCGAATCAGGGACACGTCCCGACCAAGCGCGTAGTATGCTCTGGCTCCGGTAAACACTGTGGCATTGAGAGTGCTGAGCGCACAGATGCAGACCGAGAGGCTGAAGAGCATGGCGCCGATGTCGCCCGCCAATCGTCGAATCAGCTCGGCGCCAACGGTATCGGTCGCACGAAGCTGCTCCAGTCCCAGAGTCCGCAGGTAGCCATAGTTGGCGGCGAGATAAAGCGCCACGACGACGGCGGTACCCAGGCCCAGGGCGCGGATCATGTTTCGCTGAACGTCCTTCATCTCGCCTGACAGGTAGGCCACTTCGTTCCATCCGCCGTAGGTGAGCAGCACGAACACCATGGCCAACCCGACGGCTCCGCCCCCAGCCGGTGGCTCTGTGGCTGGTGCCGCAGGTACCGTGAACCCTGCGGCGACGACGATGCCAAGCGCCGTGACCGCCAGCACGGTCAGGCCGAGTTGTACTCGGGTGCTGGGTCGGGTGCCGGCAAGATTGACTGCCGTTATGATCGCGATGGCCAGCAGCGCGTGAATGGCGCTGCCGAACTCGCCGAGCGGCAGGATCCGGGAGGCGTAGTCGCCGTAGACGAATGCAACGGCCGCAATCGCCCCGGTTTGGATCACAGTGCCTCTGCTCCAGGCGAACAGCACCCCGATTCGCGCGCCGAAGGCAGATCTGAGAAAGTGGTACTCGCCGCCCGCGTTCGGCCAGGCGCTTCCCAACTCGGCGTAGCAGAGGGCGCCGACCAGCATGATCAGGCCACCGGCCAGCCACACCGCCATGAACGCTGCATCGTTTGGCACGTTGGCCGCAACCAGCGACGGAGTCCGAAAGATTCCGATGCCGATCACGATACCGATCAGGAAGGAAGCACCGGCCCCGATCGACAGGGTTTGGCGCGGACCGCTCGTCTGGGTCTGGTCAGCCACGATCTGCTCGCTTGGGAGGGGAGTCGGGAAGCAGCGTGTCGGCACCGCTTCCCGGGCAGGAACATCGAATCCTTTGTGGAATCAGGAGCCTCGTTCGGCACGCCAGGGACGACCACCGGCACCCTGGACTGCGGCGATTCGGTCGCCGCTAACGCGACCAACATAGCTATGCCGGCCATCGGGCCCGTCGATCACGAAGCGAATCTCGTCGCCACGCAGCGCCGCTTCCTGAAGACGGAAGTTGGACTCGCCGATCTTGGCCGTACCCTCGATGATCTGGTACTGCTGCGTCAGCTCGATCGTGTAGGTGCGGGGGCCATCGGTCACGTTCCACTTGCCGCCGACTTTGGCCGGAACGATCCACAGGTACGCATTGCGTCCGTCGACGATATCATGACGGTCCGGGCGCCAGTCGCCCATGTCGAATGCGTGCGAGGCGAGTCGGGTGCCCGGCTTGAGATCGAGCAGGATCGGTCGGAGCTTGATGTTCAGGCTGGGCAACAGGTACATCGTAATGACGGTTGCCTTGCTGAGATCCGTCTCAAACAGGTTCTGCTGGTGAAACGTGACGCGATCGCCGACACCGGAGGTGCGGAGATTCTCCTGTGCCTCGCTGATCCGCTGCGGATCGAGGTCAACGCCCATACCCCGGGCCCCGTGCCGCTTCGCAGCCGCGATGGGAATCCGGCCGTCTCCCGATCCCAAGTCGATCACGAAATCGCTCTTCGTCACCTTGGCCATGTCGAGCATCCGTTCCACGACCTGGTTCGGCGTGGGCACGAAGTGGACATCGAGGTTGGGCGGATCCTGCGCATGAGCTGGCGCGGCGGCCAGAGCCATCGTGGCGAGCGTGGCAAGTGAACCGGCAACAGTGCGAGTCAGCATGGGGACCGTTCTCCTCTGGGAAATGGTCAGGCAGCGCCGTCAGGGCGCAAATCCGGTTCGGGCGCAGCAGGCGACGGTTGCTTCCGATCGCCGACCACCGCTCGACGGACTCGATCGGTGATGGCGTGGGCCGCGACGTACACAGCAGGAACCACGAGCAGCGTCAGTGCCGAAGCAA
This window encodes:
- a CDS encoding beta-lactamase family protein, which codes for MTKRSLLPMVAALLVVGPPAASAQPDASSLAPPPSFTDPDRVAKLSQAFPAIDRLMRDFAQRSRVPGIAYGIVIDGQLAHRGTAGFRELGSRAPVDSASVFRIASMSKSFTALAILQLRDEGKLGLDDPAERYVPELATLRYPTTDSPKITIRHLLSHSEGFPEDNPWGDQQLAISDEEMNRLMRSGIPFSTAPGTAYEYSNYGYAILGRIVANVSGMPFARYLDQRILAPLGMTVTTMEARTVAASRLAHGYRWQDTTWLEEAQLSDGAFGPMGGMLTSIDDLSRWVGFMLDAWPPRDGVERGPVRRASVREMQQVARYNGASAVRDPATGAVTLSAGGYGYGLGVRQTCQVPSNVSHSGGLPGFGSIMQWLPDYGVGIVTLGNLTYTGWRGPVEQAFELLGKTGGLVRRVPQPAPVLVQAREQVTRLVQRWSEPLADSIAAMNLYLDEPKPRRRAAIERVRAEVGGSCRPEGPFEVENALRGRWRLRCATGDLRVSITLAPTEPAKVQHLDVRTMARDESLAAPPACR
- a CDS encoding APC family permease; translated protein: MADQTQTSGPRQTLSIGAGASFLIGIVIGIGIFRTPSLVAANVPNDAAFMAVWLAGGLIMLVGALCYAELGSAWPNAGGEYHFLRSAFGARIGVLFAWSRGTVIQTGAIAAVAFVYGDYASRILPLGEFGSAIHALLAIAIITAVNLAGTRPSTRVQLGLTVLAVTALGIVVAAGFTVPAAPATEPPAGGGAVGLAMVFVLLTYGGWNEVAYLSGEMKDVQRNMIRALGLGTAVVVALYLAANYGYLRTLGLEQLRATDTVGAELIRRLAGDIGAMLFSLSVCICALSTLNATVFTGARAYYALGRDVSLIRRLGIWDEQGDKPANAILLQTAIAIGLVVFGAATRSGFEAMVAYTAPVFWFFLFLVAISVIVFRQRGVPLPYRMPLYPLPPLLFAAAAAWMVYSSVLYAGIGSLLGIAVVLVGLPLLPLASKKAVGGAEGSPPTV
- a CDS encoding class I SAM-dependent methyltransferase — its product is MLTRTVAGSLATLATMALAAAPAHAQDPPNLDVHFVPTPNQVVERMLDMAKVTKSDFVIDLGSGDGRIPIAAAKRHGARGMGVDLDPQRISEAQENLRTSGVGDRVTFHQQNLFETDLSKATVITMYLLPSLNIKLRPILLDLKPGTRLASHAFDMGDWRPDRHDIVDGRNAYLWIVPAKVGGKWNVTDGPRTYTIELTQQYQIIEGTAKIGESNFRLQEAALRGDEIRFVIDGPDGRHSYVGRVSGDRIAAVQGAGGRPWRAERGS